The genomic segment GTGACTGATTACACCACTTGAgtcacaaacaagaaaaattcCCTTCTTCCTGTTGTGTGCGAGCGGCGGCgagtgtgtggtgagggtggtgcaGGAGACCTCTGGCATGAGTATTTATTGACGTGGGCGGAAATCTTTCATCTTGAGGCCGAGCTGACCACCGCCCTCTCGGCGACACAAAGGCCACACGGCGAGCCACGGTATAATGGAGAACACGAAGGTTGTTTTAAAGGACCCGCATGCTTTGAAAGTGACAGTGCTCTCCTTGGGGAAACTATGCATACACTTTGTACATGTCATatgcataaatacatatataacacacacacacacacacacacacacacacacacgagagagagagagagagagagagagagagagagagagagagagagagagagagagagagagagagagagagagagagagagagagagagagagagagagagagagagagagagagagagaatgtacagtaTTTCTACAACGGCaccaaaacagacaaaaacatcAGCATTAACTTACGCACCACAAGCACCATGGCGTCAGacctgaaaagaaaacaaaaaggacagagatcaataaaagacaaattctccgaagaaaataaagaaaaccaaaaaattttcttctcgttcttatttccctttctcaGAAGACAAAAAAGCTCGAAGAAATATAATACAAAACATACAACTACTTACCCATCTACCCACTCACCagacccccccccccaccttcacacacacagcctGAGAACCCAAAATACTGGCCGAACAACACTGAATTTCCACTCTGGGTTTCATTAGCGCCCTTGTCCTGCGGCGGGAAGGTATGCTGAGGCCTGAGACACACCGTAGCACCCGCAGATGACGGGCCGATGTGGCGACGGTGCGTAGTGGGACGGGACGGGGACGTAGAAGGGGACACAAATAAGGTGGTGGGAAAAATCGTGCGGCAGGGGCGAGGAAGAAATAACGATAAGTGAGGAGATGGAGATTGGATGCTATATGGATAGTTGCTAGACAAAAGTGAGCGATCTATAGTTCTTATTctactatattactactattacttctactatttttactatcaccacgaccactaccaccatcgtcaccacaACGACAATTACTATAAAAGTATATTATGtagtaaaagcagcagcagcaggaacaccaggaacaacagtagcaggagcagcaacaataacaacaacaacaacaacaatagttgcagtaccagcagcagcaggaacagcagcagcagcagcagcagcaacaacaacaacaacaacaacaacaacaacaacaacaacaacaaaaacaacagcagcaacagcagcaacaacaacaacaacaacaataataacaacagcaacaatatttGCAGTACTAGCAGTAGCATTAGaggtagcagtattagtattagtattagtattagtattagtagtagtagcagtagtaaaagtagtagtaattgttgttgtttttgttgttgctgctcttgttaCTGTGTtatagttgttgctgttgttgttgttgctgctgctgttgttgttgttactattgttcctgctgttcagagagagagagagagagagagagagagagagagagagagagagagagagagagagagagagagagagagactcaccctTAAAAATTCACACCATTATGTTCCCTGAGGAGGTTCAGCAAGCCAGCAGCGGTGACGTCACAGCTGTGTAAACCAAGACGAACCCGGGAACTAGTCACACCCAGCTGTAAACACGGccaggaggggcggggagggaggcggggatGAAGCttggagagatgggagagagggggaaggtggGGGGCAAGagcaggaaaggggaggggtAGAAAAGGTGTCTCGATATGCTTACTTTCCCTCAAAACCGCTGActgcccaccatcaccaccaccatgagtTTAAAGCGCATCTCTGCTGTTCActttatccaccaccaccaccaccaccaccaccaccaccaccaccacaaccatccaccaccacctccacaaccaccactttAGATgacaagatgaagaggaaaagacaaagacaaatatgaacaggaaaaagaaggaaaaggaggagctagaagaggagaaggtatCCAATCCATTTCATTATAACATTCACTTATAATACTTCCGGACGAGGCCACCTCATGTATGGCGTCTTCACAACAACCCTCTGTTGGAACGCCACGAGCATGTTTTCCGTTATGTAGTGGAGTTAAACAAAAACATCTTGAAATGAAATGAATTGAGTggtgggatgatgatgatgatgatgataatgataaggaggaggaggaggaggaggaggaggaggagaacaagaacaagagcaagaacaagaacaagagcaagaaaaagaagaacaagaacaagaacaaaaacataaacaacaacaacaacaaaaacaacaagaacaacagctacaacaacaacaacaacgaaaacaacaacaataacaaaatcacATATATACTTTCAAACAGTAAAACCTTctcccacaaccaccactaccaccaaccactaccaccaccaccgccacaaccacctacaccaccactaccaccaccttcaccaccgccAGTTGCCTACCGAAGAGCACCGCCTGACGCCCCCAAGTGAGTCGCCGCCACAACACTCCCACTGTCCGTCAccactctcccccccccctgctGGGCGCCGGCTACTCACACCCACAGGCCGCCCACCGAAGACCCGCCACTTCACCACCTCACCAACCTCCACCAAGCGTCATAAACCTTTCTGAACACTTCAACATACGGACGCTTCTTCCTGGGACACAAAGAAATATGGGCCCGGAATTCCTGTGCTTAATACTCCCTGGAATGACTGCACAGGTATTTGTCATTTGGATTCACGTGAAGCGGATGGAGGAGGTGTAGCTGTGTGACTTTCATCTTGTTGGGTTTCCTTTTaaattcacttaaaaaaaaaaaaaataccagcagGACTTCAGTTCCTATCTGCATCTCAGCGTCAGGtgttgatgatgacgatgatgattgtgacgataatagtggtggtggtaggtaagAGTGATAATCAAGAATAAATGATAATActgagttttttctttctttccttaagtAATCAATTCATTCATAACCATactgaagtctctctctctctctctctctctctcaggatctTTAAATTTCCAGGCGGCATAACCATTATCTCcacttttctacatttttttttttaataacagcgagtttgtcttctctcttccatttagtgagggagtgtgaggaagaaaagttgaagGTTTCATGAGTAAATTAGGCTCCGTTCATATAAATTTAGGTATAATAATGATCGTAAAAGGATGAGGGCTAtggtcaataataataataatagtaataacaataataatagtaataataataataataataataataataataataataataataataataatagtaataataataataataataataataatgcatattGGTGATGTACTGTCTTGTTCTTAATAGAATTTTCTTTATAAACATGAATAATGTGTTCTGTTATCAACACAACACCTGCCTCAAGCACGCTAAAGCCTCAGgaatattaaggaaggatgactgaaaatatatttattaacattaTCTGTACAGGAGTAACACAGTGCTTACAGACTAGGGTGGGATGGTCCATGCGGGTCCGCGGTCCCTAAGGTGCGAGGCGACGCTGTGCCGCGGGGCAGTGGTCATTAGGAAGGTCACCTCGTACGTGGAGGAAGCCACACCACTGGAAATCTTAACAGAGGAGTCCCAACTAATTCTTTGGTGTGACTTCAAGAGACAAGGTCATCACGGTATGGCTGGAAAAGACCGCGTGGGGTCTTTTGTGATGGTGACCCGAGACTTTCCCTGGCTGAGGGTGCTGCCGGACGCCCCAGAGGACTATGGTGACCCGAGGCATCACTCCGGAGCTGGACGGGGACGGGGTTGCTGGCATTACAAGGAGGTGCAGTGGAGCCGACCAGTGAGGGCGTCAGGGCGTGTGTCAGCTCCGGAtaaaggaagccacagaagcATCCGTCACCTCCAACCTTGACGGAGTCGCGGACGGGACAAGACGACAGGTGGCTGATGGCAAGAGGAGGCCCAAGGATTGGAATTTCTGACGGCCTTGTGTAGGGCGGCGAGAGGATGGGGGGATGCAGACGCGGGTAGGGCGTGAAGCGGCCAGCAGACGGCTGGTGGCCGTGTGGACTGAATGCAGGTGTTCCTAATTGAGCGGCTGCTGCGGCGGCCCAGGGAGCGGCGTGCCCCAGCGTCGGCGGTAGGTAAGGCGGATAGGCTCCcgtggcagcggcggcgtgtAGAAGGTAGGCCGCCAGGGCGGGGTCAGCGTAGGGCCAGGCCAAGGCCAGGCGCTGCCGCTTGTCCTTCATTCGGCGATTCTGGAACCACACCTGCGAGAAACTCAGTGTTAGGGAGTCACGCCCAGTGTTAGGAAGCCACTTCCAGTGTAAAAGAACCACACTAAATGCTACGGAGCCACACCCAGTGTTAGGGAGCCACGCCCTGTATTAGGAAGTTACTTCCAGTGTAAAAGAACAGTACTAAATGTTAAATGTTTGGGAGCCACGCCCATTGTTAGGAAATCACGCCCAGTGTTTATTAATTACACTTATCGATTAGGGAATAATTAATTTACTACACTATTACAAAATTTCAGCAAATACTCAATATTAGTCTTAGAATGTAAAGTACTCTTACCTTGATGGTGGCCTCGGGAAGGCTCAGTTCCCTCGCCAGCTCACATCGCCGTGGTCGGCTGATGTAATTCTCTTTCAGAAATTCTTTTTCTAGGCGGCCAATCTGTTCCCTAGTGAAGGCTGTCCTGTAGCGCCTGGGGTCTGTTGCGGACTGTGCTGTGGGGCATGACGACCCGTCCTTCATCTCGGCTGCTGAAGGGGACTGCTGAGGCAACCCCGTGCTGGAGAGGGTGTCTGCTGGCGGTGCGGGGGGAAGGCGGGGTGCGGGACTCTCTGTGGATGGTAACACAAGACATAAATCCTGCAACCATATCAATTTCATGTTGACATAACGATCCTGTCAACACTTCCATCACGCCCAGCACGTATACACGAATTTACCTGATCTGAGTTCTTTCTTGACACTGGTGTTGTTGTCAGGAGCGAACGATGCTGGGGTGGGTGATGGAGGTGTGCTGGGGGTGGGCGACGGGGGCGTAACGCTAGGAGCTGGTGGGCTGCAGGGGGGACTGACGGGCGCTGGATGCCCTCCAAGAAGAGCCATGCCGTCTCCCAAACCTGTCACCACCCCGGGGGATCCACGGAAGGGCTGCATTGTCCTCACTTCCTCAGACTTGTAGTTAGAGATGTGAACTTCTCGGGATGTGGCGTGAGAGGCGTGGCTGAGGCGGGGGGGGCAGCAGCCGGCGGCGAGGGCGGACGGGTTCTGTTGCTCAAAATAATCTGGAGACACTAATACGCCCGCCTCGACAGTCACCAGCAGACAGCACTGGTCACCCGGTGCTCCCCCAGGCCAGCTTCACTTGACACCCGCCCGCTGATTGGCCACGTCAGAGGGGGCGGAGTTCAGAGCCTCCCGCCGCCCACTGCTAACCAACCCCAAGCTCTGGCCCCGCAGCGCTCCGCCCTCAACGGAAACTGGCTTTCCATTGGCGGCCGCGGTTAATGGCTGCGCTGAATTACTTTGATCAGAATTGATTGTGATATAATGAGATATTTTTCCCTACCCTTAAAGTTTCTTGCATCCAATAAATCTCGGGAAGCCACTAAAAATCGAGCATGGCAGTTTTTTAATCGGGGGTATGAGGCGGCCATCACTCGTGGTGGGGGCGGCGGCAGGCGGGGGACACATCATAGCCAGCGTCACTTGTCACCTGAACGTAAACAGCGCGGGCATGTGAGGGGCGGGCCACAGACACACCTCCTCACCAATTAGGGTTTCATTAAGGCAGATTTGAGCCAGGGGCGCCTTGTGGGGGGACGAGGATGGggcgggagagggaagaggcttGGCGGCAGCGCTATCAAGGCTTCAATTGCTCCGCCAGTTTGGTCCAATTACACCGCGATGGCGACTGATCCCCTGGAAGCCATTCGCGCCAAATCGATCTTGATGGTAATCCAGCCGCGTAATTTCATCAAATGGTCGCCGGCCTTGAGCGTGAGATTGGTCTGAGCTTTATATTGCCGGCACAGGGCGGATCTTGGCGGCGGGGCCTCAgtggcgaacacacacacactcacgcacgcacacacacacacacacacacacacacacacacacagacacagactgcTATGTATTTTTATACACGTTTGGAGTGAGGCGGATAGAAACGAGGGGTAAGGAAGGCGTGACGAGGGCGAGAAAAAGACGGATGAAGTCTGAAAGTACCCAAGAGAAGGAATCCTAGagaaatgggaaagagagagctACAACTTCAAGTGGATATATTCTTTGGCCAAAATCGTGTTTGTCTTTCATTCGCGTTAGTCAGCATGCCatgttatttttcatcttgtctATACGAGTTCATGTTCCCTAGTTTCTCACGATACTGATGTATTGTATAATCTATCTAATTTCCAGCCAAGCAGCTATCTATTGTATCTACTTTCATGGTATCTTATACAATGCCCAACCACCTACCTTTCTGTTCATTTGGTTGTAtatttgtctgtatgtgtgtattcatttgatttttctttttatataaggTAATCAAACTACATTGGTATGGGAAGATTGTAAGACGCGCATTTGCCAGATGAAAATAAATGCTATGAAATATTCACAGAAGAGGACAATAAGAGGCTCTACTGCTCACCATACGATGAAGTCTACTGGTCTGCCGATCTGAAAACATATAGtaagcaataataaaaataaaattgataaagaaaatagagttAGATGAAAATATACAACACCACAGTTTATTATACATAGAGATATAATTCATGCTTATTATTAGTTGAAATaaattaattttgttattttttctgtgacgtcttttttttattcttattaatttatttgttgtgGATAAGCgtttattgagttttttttgcgacgtcttttttttttttttctgcgacggatttttttttttttctacaatcgACTGTCTCTTGCAACGCGTGAATTTCCCTTCTTCAACGACGACAGAGTTTTCGTCCTCTTTGATGACGGTCTTCTCTCAGCAACAAGTTTTCTCCGACTTTCTATCATGGATGTTACGAGCATTGCGAGGTGTGGACTGAGGAGGAATTGTCTTGTGAGGACTTTTACCCACCCGTGAAGATTTGGCCTGTGACGACTTagccagtgaaaaaaaaaacgatgaaggTCTGGTCTGAGAGGGTTTGGGTTCAGAGGGTTTAAGTTCAGAGGGTTTGGTCTGAGAAGGTTTTGTCCGTGAGGGTTTGGTCTGAGAAGGTCCGGGTTGAGAGGGTTTGAGTTGAGAAAGTTTGGTTTCAGAGTGTTTGACTTGTGAGGGTTTGGGCTTAGAGAGTTTGGTTTCATAAGGTTTGGCTGATGAGGgagtttccttccttcaagGCACTCATTAGACACGATCAAAGAGACATCATCATTTAAACCTTCAAGACTTCATATCTGCCATGAATTCCACATACCTAActgaatggagaaaaaaaaaaaataaggtagtgatgaaaacaataaaatattacATATATACTATGCAATCTACTCAATGCCAATTTTGAATGACCAATGACAAAACAGttactttattgttttttctttttactccaaCAGGTATACAAAATATTccaggaaggagtgagagaaggctTCACTTTCCCACATGAGCCAAATGAACCTCCTCCGTGCATACTAGTGGCGGGCACTCGTCAGGGACATAAAGTGTAGGaaggacgaagggagagagacacatagagacagagagatgagTGGCGAGGGAcataaaaagggaaagggaaatgaggaggggaaaagagagggatggagaagggaaggagtaagttaggaggggaaagagatgaggagggaagaggaagggaggaaagggaatggtGCCACTTCCTGGGTGTCGATCTTATCTCGCCAGAACCTTTTACCCTCACGATCTTGTTGTGACGACGTGGAAATGCGTCCTGCTGCTCCTTCCTTTCcgtttttccccctccctccctctatacTCCCCCCTAACCACACAGCCACCACGCCGCTGTCTTACCGCTTACACTCTCTCTCGCTGCCGTCATCTCCTGtcatctctctttccatctccttcttactccttccttcctttcttctttccttcatcatgtTGGATTGTGTATATGTGGgtttatatttctctccaaTTTAATGacaacgatctctctctctctctctctctctctctctctctctctctctctctctctctctctctctctctctctctctctctctctctctctctctctctctctctctctctctccctctctctctctctctgtgtgtgtgtgtgtgtgtgtgtgtgtgtgtgtgtgttgtgtggtgtgtgtgtgtgtgtgtgtgtgtgtgtgtgtgtgtgtggtgtgtgtgtgtgtgtgtgtgtgtgtgtgtgtgtgtggtgtgtgtgtgtgtgtgtgtgtgtgtgtgtgtgtgtgtgtgtgttgtgtgtgtgtgtgtgtgtgtgtgtgtgtgtgtgtgtgtgcctctttGTGAGTCTGTCAATCCATTTGTTGGTCTGTTTGTCAGTTTATgtgtatgtctgcctgtctctctgcctgtttatctatttgtctacgTGTGTATACTTAACTATCAACCAGCATATCGGTCAGTCATACAATgagtttgtttatatataaaaaataaaacgagagagagagagagagagagagagaggagagagagagagagagagagagagagagagagagagagagagagagagagagagagagagagagagagagagagagagagagagagagagaaacgtttgGTTTAAGgccacataaataaaaaaaaaaaagggacaaagtACTCTGATTGGAAACAGAGGTAGTCCGAGGAGGCAGAGACACGCAGAGTGGGGTGTTTGCAGGCGGGGCAGGGTGACATGGCGTGTAGGGGCGGGAGGGGCAGGGCCATCCCTTACCATGAGAGGGTGGGGTGAAGAGTGATTTGGCGGGGATGGGAGGGGTCCAGGGCGATCACGGGAGGGGAGGCCAAGCAATGCctactttttatttctatcttcttttcttctgccattgtattttttttttacacacacacacacacacacacacacacacacattcctgtaTAGTAAAAGTATACCAACGATAGCATACGGTCGATTTTCAgcaaataacaataagaattaTTGCTATTAATATTGCTGCTGCTCATTACGGAGCTTTAaaacgaggtaaaaaaaaaagaaaaaaacattatgcatatatatatatatatatatatatatatatatatatatatatatatatatatatatatatatatatatatatatatatatatatatatatatatatatatataatatatgaggatgatagtggaaatgtGTGTTTCATAAAGGTATTGCCACGTATAGACCTGACAGCTTCTTGCGGCTTCCCTTACATTTTTATGCTCTTATATTCGTaagtactgttactactactactactactactactactactattactactactactattactactactactattaccagtttttatctatctacctatttatctatctgtatatctatctatctatctacctacctacctacccatGTAAAACTATATACCAtcattaataatgataacaataataataataatgataataataataataataataataataataataataataataataataataataataataacagtaatgatattttttcccacaaCAACTAGGTACTATACTACTACGGGAGGCGTTCCGGAGGTGCATTAAGCAGCGGTTTCTCGCGCGGCCCCTCGTGGCTGCAAATTAGAGGTGTGTGACGCCCCCCTGGCCAGCTGACCTGACCCGCGCCGCCCCAACACAGTCGTCACGCGCTGACAGCTCATTAATGGTGCTGGCGTTCGTGTCAGCTGTACACCGTGGCGgcctgagtgtgtgtatgtgtgtgtgtgtgtgtgtgtgtgtgtgtgtgtgtgtgtgtgtgtgtgtgtgtgtgtgtgtgtgtgtgtgtgtgtgtgtgtgtgtgtgtgtgaatttgttgttgtagttgttgttattgaaagtagtagtagtagtagtagtagtagtagtagtagctgctgtTGCTTTAGCACTCGGAATACTGTAtagcagcagccgcagcagcaccaataacagcagcagtagtagtacttttCGTTGCTCTTGTGTACAAtaccaagaaaataatattCACCTATCCATCTACACTACATTTAGCAGGTTAACATTTCCCTTAACGGCTTGACAGCTACAGAATAATGCATCCACTTACATACATTGAATCTACATGCACACACTCACAAGCATTTCTTCACATTTCACCCACTACGTCTGTTGGGGAAAGATGCCGAGGTTCACACTGGtactgatgaaaaaaagaaaaaaagaaaaaaagaaaaaatgcaaaattgaaaagaataagaaccaatttataaaaggaaattaagtaagaaagagggagagaacaaaaaaaaaaaaaaaagggaatcaCAGAACCCACCATGAAATCAGTAacttaacacaaaaaaatgacgaaCCAAAGCATCAAGTAATACTATATTTTATACCAAATATATCGCATCACATTTCATTCTCCGCTCCTTACTATGTCCCCAGCCACAtctcgccccgccccaccccgcccttTGCTGTGATGGATCGAGGGGCACCATTACCATGATCGAAGTGACGCCTGCCCGCCAGCCAACCACTCTAACCAGGCCGCTGATGGCAAGCCGGCCCCCTCCCAGATGTCAGGTGTACTGCGGCCGGTGATGGAACTGCGGCGGGAAAGGagcaaaagaggaaaggaaagaagacaggacaaggaggaacaggacaggagggaaaaaaaaaaaaacagggcaacgTATAGAACTAGGGAGATGAGGacagaggaaaagagatgaggaaaaagacAGGACAAGGTagaacaggagagaagaggacaaggggggagaggtgagagagagagaaaaaaaagtatagaacacgagaggagaggagaggagagaagacaggataaagtagaagagaagagaggataaaagagcagagcagaggagaggagaggagagcaaagGAGAGCAGACGAGAGAGCACGAGACATAAAGGGAGGATAGAAGGTGAGAGTTGAAGAGAGtacaagagaggaatgaagaggaaagaaggaaaggaaaacatggaagagagagagagagagagagagagagagagagagagagagagagagagagagagagagagagagagagagagagagagagagagagagagagagagagagagagagagagagagaggggggggtgggctcgttcccaacccccctgctaacaTTATTAATATAAGTTtatcataaagaatgtatatatatgtatatatatttatatttgtatttgtgtgttgtatcccacccctaaaataggttgcacacggcagtgcgccttcgggtgataatgtacctatgtttaaataaaaaaaaaaaaaagagagagagagagagagagagagagagagagagagagagagagagagagagagagagagagagagagagagagagagagagagagagagagagagagagagagagatcccgcAAACAAGTTAATTAAACATATGTTTTcataaaatcaaagaaaatgtaagctATGATTTATGAAATAAATTTAATCAATTTAATGGAAAATATTGATGATGGCgatgaaaattatgatgatgatgatgattatggtgatgatgagggtgaataataataataataataataataataataataataataataataataataataataataataagaacaacaacaacaacaacaacaacaacaacaacaacaacaacaacaataacaacaataataatataatgataataataataataataataataataataataataataataataataataataataataataataataacaataataatagtaataataataataataataataataataataataataataataataatgataataataataataataataataataataataataacaataataataataataataataataataataataataataataataataaccagagAGAATActagaaaaaatatttaaacttCCTCAAGTTCCTCatttcaaaaacaattaaatctcagttgcttatttttttttgaagtaAACACAGTAACACCGAGGGAGGACTGGCTCTTTCAAGTGCTCACCTCACGCACTGGATGCAGAGACACGCACTCCACGCCTCGCGCTTTCAAGTATAACCCTGGAACTCTCTGAACTCTgcctgcttattttttttttttttcccttcttatgatttgaaatctttcaagagggaCGTCTCAAGATTATCCTTTTGTCTCTTGTTTTTAGGGATggcacttcattttttttttagttactctTGGCCAGTACCCGtcttacacagaaaaaaaaaaagtctgtctGCATCACAGGGTGTTTTACTCTAATGTGATGGGTATGGGAGGCGCCACAGCCACACGACAAAAAGTAATAATtatgctgcagctgctgctgctgctgctactgctgctgctgctgctgctgctgctactgctgctgctgctgctgctgctgctactactactactactactactactactactactactactactgcttctactactactactattacagcaactactacttcttcttcttcttcttttcattatcattattatcgtcattattattattattattattattattattattattattattattattattaataatattattattattagcatcatcatcatcatcatcatcatcatcatcatcatcatcatcagcagcagcagcagcagcagcagcagcagtggtagtagtagtagtagtagtagtagtagtagtagtagtagtagtagtagtagtagtagtaatagcagcagcagcagcagcaaaagcagcagcagcagcatcagcagcatcagcagcagcagcagcagcagtagtagtagtagtagtagtagtagtagtagtagtagtagtagtagtagtagtagtagtagtagtagtagtagtagttgttgttgttgttgttgttgttgtataattATTACATTTGGCAGTAGGAATAGAAGTAGcacaggcagtggtggtggtgctggtggtggtggtggtagtgggtggtAGTGGTTATCGGAACGAAAAAGATGATTGGTGGAAATCACAATGGCAAGGTGAATGCTGATTGGCGGAAATACAAGGTGAcactctctcccctttcactaACTCCTACCTCTTTCTCCAAGCAAGTTTCAACCCACCATGCTACATATTGGGGGTACGAACCTCATACCCGCCTAACAAAGTCAAACAAATCACAAGACGCAATGAAATCAGGTGAACACAGCGATTA from the Scylla paramamosain isolate STU-SP2022 chromosome 5, ASM3559412v1, whole genome shotgun sequence genome contains:
- the LOC135100291 gene encoding segmentation protein even-skipped-like codes for the protein MQPFRGSPGVVTGLGDGMALLGGHPAPVSPPCSPPAPSVTPPSPTPSTPPSPTPASFAPDNNTSVKKELRSESPAPRLPPAPPADTLSSTGLPQQSPSAAEMKDGSSCPTAQSATDPRRYRTAFTREQIGRLEKEFLKENYISRPRRCELARELSLPEATIKVWFQNRRMKDKRQRLALAWPYADPALAAYLLHAAAATGAYPPYLPPTLGHAAPWAAAAAAQLGTPAFSPHGHQPSAGRFTPYPRLHPPILSPPYTRPSEIPILGPPLAISHLSSCPVRDSVKVGGDGCFCGFLYPELTHALTPSLVGSTAPPCNASNPVPVQLRSDASGHHSPLGRPAAPSARESLGSPSQKTPRGLFQPYRDDLVS